The Cynocephalus volans isolate mCynVol1 chromosome 17, mCynVol1.pri, whole genome shotgun sequence genomic interval GAGGTGTCCACACAAGCCAATTTCAGGACAGCCAGAATTTCACAAGTGAAGTGATTGATAATGTTATTACCACAGAGAGACAGCAGCAGGACAGACATCGTTTCCACCAGGGCAGTGAGGCATCCTGTCACCCAGGAGCCAGCTGCAATCTGCACACAGACCCTCCTGTTCATGATGATGGGGTATTTTAGGGGGTTGCAGATGGCCACATACCGGTCATATGCCATCATGGACAGGAGCACACACTCAGTGGAGCCCATGGCAAGAGAGAAGTACATCTGAGTGGCACATCCTGACAATGAGATGGTGTTTTTCCCTGAAATAAAATTTGTCAACATTGGGGTGGGTGCAGAAGAGGTGTACCAGATGTCCAGGAAGGAGAGGTTgctgaggaagaagtacatgggggtgtgcagGTGGGAATCCAGGATGGTGATGAAGATCAGAATAGTATTTCCCAGCAAGGTGATCAGGTACATCAGCAAACACAATACAAATAAGATGATCTCAACATTGGGGTAGTGGGAAAATCccatgaagaaaaaaactgttaCAGACGTCCAATTTGCCTGGAACATTTGCTTACCTGTACATACACATAGATGAAATAACATCACATATTATGTATAAAACAAAAGACCCCCCCCTCCACATATCCTGgcattttttcttaaaacttgTGGTCTATGCTTAAATGATTCTCTAGGCTAGTGATAATATTAGTA includes:
- the LOC134366091 gene encoding olfactory receptor 13F1, yielding MFQANWTSVTVFFFMGFSHYPNVEIILFVLCLLMYLITLLGNTILIFITILDSHLHTPMYFFLSNLSFLDIWYTSSAPTPMLTNFISGKNTISLSGCATQMYFSLAMGSTECVLLSMMAYDRYVAICNPLKYPIIMNRRVCVQIAAGSWVTGCLTALVETMSVLLLSLCGNNIINHFTCEILAVLKLACVDTSMVQLTMLVISILLLPVPMFLICISYAFILSNILRISSVDGRSKAFSTCAAHLTVVVLFYGTALSMYLKPSAVDSQEIDKFMALVYAGLTPMLNPIIYSLRNKEVKVAVKNLLIRNLLILS